In Methylotenera sp. L2L1, the following proteins share a genomic window:
- a CDS encoding sensor histidine kinase — protein MKYIVFTSALLGGLLLYLLSNASANTAASGEHYTLLVALNIALAVLLVVLIGVQLFSLYRNIRQRVMGSRFTLRLLGSFALMAIIPGLIVYLVSVNFLTRSIESWFNVKVESALEGGLNLGQTALEIMLADVKEKGESMATSLAFQPANTHFSMLNDLREKSGVQDAALFTPQGGILAVSSGDASSFLPDLPSVTQLRQARQRIYGNIEPINGKGLYLRVLIPVSVQDISGEMRILQLLQPVPKSLATTAEAVQDVYQDYQQLSYSRTALREVFALTLTLVMMLAMFTAVAIAFVLSRRLSAPLTVLAEGTKAIASGDYSTMLPAHGKDELGVLVQSFNSMTQQLGDATKAADRNRARVEAARGYLETILAHLSSGVLALNERSELRTFNEATVNILGVSLESYVGFTPEKIIEKQPNLANFFQTIADSIQQENPQKSAQKEEVQAQIELATAHGKKIITLRGTRLPDGGYVAVFDDATAMVQAQRDAAWGEVARRLAHEIKNPLTPIQLSAERMAHKLHNKLEEADAEILQRSTETIVNQVDALKKMVNEFSEYARSPTPHLENLDLNALIREIVSFYDVPKINVKLVLTNKAGLIKGDSTMLRQVLHNLMQNAQDALSAASTPLIQITTSVDDGMLVLTVQDNGGGFPAEMMLHVFEPYMTTKPHGTGLGLAIVKKIIEEHKGNIKIENVLSDEANSAGAIITISIPLLLN, from the coding sequence ATGAAATACATTGTATTTACTAGTGCATTATTAGGAGGCTTGCTACTGTACTTGCTGTCAAATGCAAGTGCTAATACGGCGGCCTCAGGCGAACACTATACGCTGTTAGTTGCGTTAAATATTGCCTTGGCGGTATTGCTGGTTGTATTGATTGGTGTTCAGCTGTTTAGTTTGTACCGTAATATCCGTCAGCGTGTGATGGGGAGTCGCTTTACGCTTAGGCTGTTAGGGTCGTTTGCACTAATGGCGATTATTCCTGGCCTGATTGTGTATCTGGTGTCTGTTAATTTTCTAACGCGATCGATAGAGTCATGGTTTAACGTCAAAGTGGAATCCGCACTAGAGGGTGGGCTGAACCTCGGGCAAACCGCGCTGGAAATTATGCTGGCTGATGTGAAGGAAAAGGGCGAAAGTATGGCGACTAGCCTAGCGTTCCAGCCTGCTAATACGCATTTTTCCATGCTTAACGATTTGCGCGAGAAGAGCGGGGTTCAGGACGCAGCATTGTTTACCCCGCAAGGCGGAATTCTGGCGGTATCAAGCGGCGACGCTAGCAGTTTCTTGCCTGATTTGCCGAGCGTGACACAACTAAGGCAGGCGCGCCAGCGTATCTACGGCAACATTGAGCCAATTAATGGTAAAGGTTTGTATCTGCGTGTGTTGATTCCAGTCAGTGTGCAGGATATTTCGGGTGAGATGCGTATTTTGCAGTTGTTGCAGCCAGTGCCGAAGTCCCTAGCAACAACGGCTGAGGCTGTGCAAGATGTGTATCAAGATTATCAACAGTTATCTTATAGTCGAACGGCGTTAAGAGAAGTGTTTGCACTGACGTTGACCTTAGTGATGATGCTGGCGATGTTCACCGCCGTGGCGATTGCCTTTGTGTTGAGTCGCCGATTATCTGCACCACTTACGGTGTTGGCAGAGGGCACTAAGGCAATTGCTAGTGGAGATTACAGCACCATGTTGCCCGCACATGGTAAAGATGAGCTAGGTGTGCTGGTGCAGTCATTTAATAGCATGACGCAGCAATTAGGTGATGCAACGAAAGCGGCTGATAGAAACCGCGCCCGCGTTGAGGCTGCTCGAGGTTATTTAGAAACGATTCTGGCACATTTGTCTTCGGGTGTTCTGGCGCTCAATGAGCGGAGTGAGTTACGTACGTTTAATGAAGCGACCGTCAATATACTGGGTGTTTCTCTCGAAAGCTATGTTGGGTTCACGCCAGAGAAAATCATAGAAAAGCAGCCCAACCTAGCAAACTTTTTCCAGACCATTGCGGATAGTATTCAGCAGGAAAACCCGCAGAAGAGCGCGCAAAAAGAAGAAGTGCAAGCACAGATAGAGTTAGCGACTGCGCACGGTAAAAAAATCATTACATTGCGAGGAACGCGTCTGCCAGATGGTGGCTATGTGGCTGTGTTTGATGATGCTACCGCAATGGTTCAAGCGCAACGCGATGCGGCATGGGGTGAAGTGGCGCGCCGATTAGCACACGAAATTAAGAACCCTCTTACGCCGATTCAGTTGTCTGCGGAGCGGATGGCACACAAGCTACACAATAAATTAGAAGAGGCAGATGCTGAGATTTTGCAGCGCTCTACTGAAACGATTGTGAACCAAGTGGATGCACTGAAGAAAATGGTGAATGAGTTTAGCGAGTATGCGCGCTCACCAACACCTCATCTGGAAAACCTAGACCTTAATGCATTAATTCGAGAGATTGTTTCTTTTTATGATGTGCCAAAAATAAATGTGAAGTTAGTGCTTACAAACAAAGCTGGCCTGATTAAGGGGGATAGCACGATGTTGCGACAAGTGCTACATAACCTCATGCAGAATGCGCAGGATGCGTTATCTGCTGCATCGACACCACTGATTCAGATTACAACCTCTGTGGATGACGGTATGTTGGTATTAACCGTGCAAGATAATGGCGGCGGCTTTCCGGCTGAGATGATGTTGCACGTGTTTGAACCTTACATGACCACCAAGCCGCACGGTACGGGCCTGGGCTTGGCGATTGTTAAAAAAATTATCGAGGAACATAAGGGAAATATTAAAATTGAAAATGTATTATCTGACGAAGCAAATAGCGCCGGTGCTATCATTACGATTAGCATCCCACTATTACTCAATTAA
- a CDS encoding DUF4390 domain-containing protein, whose translation MHCCKKIKVIFCIVALVLFSGSVFAEGSSLRLRSANLTVYEDDYLLNADTEINFGSEIEKAILKGFVFNFLIEFQLLTPKKYWFDDEVVTIVQQVSLSYHALTRQYIVMRNDQQRAYATLDEAVEDLSIIQDMKVFQESDVDRGERYKAVLLMRLDQKKLPKALQIEGMTSSEWKISSQRFEWTPNLFK comes from the coding sequence ATGCATTGCTGCAAAAAAATTAAGGTCATTTTTTGCATCGTCGCGTTGGTGTTGTTTTCAGGTTCAGTGTTTGCTGAGGGCAGTAGTTTGCGTCTTAGAAGTGCAAATTTAACGGTTTATGAAGATGACTATTTACTGAATGCTGATACGGAAATCAACTTTGGTTCTGAAATAGAGAAGGCGATTCTTAAAGGATTCGTGTTTAATTTCTTGATTGAATTTCAGTTACTGACACCTAAAAAGTACTGGTTTGATGACGAGGTTGTCACGATTGTGCAGCAAGTCAGCTTGAGTTATCACGCACTTACTCGCCAATATATTGTGATGCGTAATGATCAGCAGCGCGCCTATGCTACTTTAGACGAGGCTGTTGAAGATTTGTCGATTATTCAGGATATGAAGGTTTTTCAAGAGTCTGATGTTGATCGGGGCGAGCGTTATAAAGCGGTTTTGTTAATGCGCTTAGATCAGAAAAAACTACCTAAAGCGTTGCAAATAGAAGGAATGACTTCAAGCGAATGGAAAATCAGTTCGCAACGTTTTGAGTGGACGCCTAATTTATTCAAATGA
- the rsmB gene encoding 16S rRNA (cytosine(967)-C(5))-methyltransferase RsmB, with product MYISQQIAADAVHQVFSGRNLTTALPAALALFPNATPQQKGAAADLSYGTLRFYGEIDAYLRALLEKPLVDERIHALLLVAIYQLTHDKADAFTVVNQAVHAVSQLKRPPVKAWAKGLVNAILRNFLRQKEQLAAKFKANEVANYSYPQWWVNKLRTQYPDDWQGMLTVGNQHPPMSLRVNVQKISAVDYLQLLARSEIDAVQVGAQAVVLTKPIAVEKIPGFTDGVVSVQDYGAQLAAHLIDVQDGMRVLDACCAPGGKTGHILELANVQMTALDSDEARLQRVQSNLARLDLKANLLVGDAAATDWHDGLPFDRILADVPCTASGIVRRHVDIKWLRREADIASFAAQQAKILPTLWQMLAKGGKLLYVTCSVFKEENQGQIDQFLQKNADAVQLPIEHMLDTTHQNVTHMQGQLLPSNSHDGFFYALLQKN from the coding sequence TTGTATATTTCTCAACAAATCGCTGCCGATGCTGTCCATCAAGTATTTTCTGGTCGTAATCTTACTACTGCATTACCTGCGGCGTTGGCTCTCTTCCCTAATGCTACGCCGCAACAAAAAGGTGCCGCGGCTGATTTAAGTTACGGTACCTTACGTTTCTATGGGGAAATCGATGCTTATTTGAGAGCGTTGCTGGAAAAGCCACTGGTTGATGAGCGTATCCATGCTTTATTGTTGGTAGCGATTTATCAGTTAACGCATGATAAAGCCGATGCCTTTACGGTGGTGAATCAAGCCGTGCATGCGGTTAGCCAGCTGAAGAGACCGCCAGTCAAAGCTTGGGCAAAAGGCTTGGTGAATGCAATTTTACGTAACTTTTTACGACAAAAAGAGCAGTTGGCGGCCAAGTTCAAGGCGAATGAAGTCGCGAATTACTCTTACCCGCAATGGTGGGTTAATAAATTGCGAACTCAGTATCCTGACGATTGGCAGGGGATGTTAACGGTAGGCAATCAGCATCCACCCATGAGTTTGCGTGTGAATGTGCAAAAGATTAGTGCTGTGGACTATTTACAATTATTAGCGCGCAGTGAAATTGATGCGGTGCAGGTTGGTGCGCAGGCGGTCGTGTTGACTAAGCCTATTGCTGTAGAAAAAATACCGGGTTTTACTGATGGCGTTGTCTCCGTGCAGGACTATGGTGCGCAATTAGCTGCGCATTTGATTGATGTTCAGGATGGAATGCGTGTGTTGGATGCGTGCTGTGCGCCAGGCGGAAAGACCGGACATATTTTAGAGTTGGCGAATGTGCAGATGACGGCTTTAGATAGCGATGAGGCTCGTTTGCAAAGGGTGCAGAGCAATTTGGCACGACTTGATTTAAAAGCGAATCTGCTAGTTGGCGATGCTGCCGCAACGGATTGGCATGACGGGTTGCCTTTTGATAGAATTCTTGCAGATGTGCCATGTACCGCCTCTGGTATCGTCAGGCGTCACGTTGACATCAAATGGCTAAGGCGAGAGGCTGACATTGCATCCTTTGCTGCTCAACAGGCTAAAATTTTGCCAACGTTATGGCAGATGTTGGCAAAGGGTGGTAAATTGCTTTACGTTACTTGCTCTGTTTTTAAAGAAGAAAATCAAGGTCAAATTGATCAGTTCTTGCAGAAAAATGCAGACGCGGTCCAATTGCCAATTGAACATATGCTTGATACTACGCACCAAAATGTTACACATATGCAAGGTCAGCTCCTTCCTTCTAACTCACATGATGGTTTCTTTTATGCATTGCTGCAAAAAAATTAA